A window from Tenuifilum sp. 4138str encodes these proteins:
- a CDS encoding DEAD/DEAH box helicase, whose translation MDSTDTQYIFAIALHRHRELGLVAGAYLINPISDDTYKIEKNVIVDSAVIHSDRITTDQSEIIRSIQEISEKSLMKLFGRDAKTFNELLQKVQSDENLNSYIRNYIDRRVCKAVEKAASANIPIYIRERNANNIYKEKQLTYHTDVASPIFRFELDELGMKYSLKIQHQSSILTLLPGVFELLTVEPCLIRVANGIYKVEGIDGRKFVPYMTKQFITIPQQSVQKYMETFVLNAVRSNQVEAVGFEINEQKNRPKPILTLDERLSGGACLTLSFQYRNKVISANTPAVNEVKLSFRNNSYTFTRLTRNPEKEEKIKQQLIKTWRLTKVGENEYFPGKPENGEFDHYQVIEWLNTNYKLLQDEGFEIHQKFRQTNYYLSGFDLNLRLTESIDWFDLYGMVRIGEFEIPFVYFRKHIVKNIREFTLPNGQVFILPDEWFAKYRTILMLGKEEGESIKLSKASAAIIAGSSLETQSISSFAEKLKNINAKGVTLPHGLQAKLREYQTLGFAWLKTLVENGLNGCLADDMGLGKTLQTITLLLSELEANDFKTGQEHCSLVVAPTSIIYNWQKEFEKFAPQVKVGIHHGTQRDKSHKIFQQNHVVITSYGTIRNDIDLFKDFAFRYVVLDESQTIKNPASKIYRCVLLLKTKKSLCLSGTPIENNLFDLWSQMNFLNRGMLGGLKVFREEFAIPIERKNDAEKQKQLKKLIEPLVMRRTKEQVAKELPPLTEQIIYCEMTDEQGKAYEAEKSKARRLILDSLEQSKPESSTINVLSALTRLRQLANHPAMLDEYSNLSSGKFEEVTQMIESVIAENHKILIFSSFVKHLAQVETYLQNNGIGYEMLTGSTTDRSDVVEGFQNNPEKKIFLISLKAGGVGLNLTAADYIFILDPWWNPAAEMQAASRAHRIGQTKSVFVYRFITRNTVEEKIVKLQAHKENLAHEFVNSNNPMILLNKEQLISLVE comes from the coding sequence ATGGATTCAACTGATACACAATACATCTTTGCGATTGCTTTGCATAGGCACAGGGAGTTGGGTTTGGTGGCAGGAGCCTATCTTATCAATCCAATCAGCGATGATACCTATAAAATTGAAAAGAATGTTATTGTCGATTCAGCAGTTATTCATTCCGACAGGATTACAACCGACCAATCGGAAATAATACGTAGCATTCAGGAAATATCCGAAAAAAGTCTCATGAAGCTATTTGGACGCGATGCAAAAACATTCAACGAACTTCTACAAAAAGTTCAAAGCGACGAAAACCTAAACAGCTACATCAGGAACTACATTGACCGAAGAGTATGTAAGGCCGTTGAAAAAGCTGCATCGGCCAATATCCCGATATACATCAGAGAGCGTAACGCCAATAACATTTACAAGGAAAAGCAATTAACCTACCATACCGATGTTGCATCGCCCATATTCAGGTTCGAGCTTGATGAGCTTGGCATGAAGTATTCCCTGAAGATTCAACATCAATCTTCCATTTTAACTTTATTGCCCGGTGTGTTTGAATTACTTACGGTTGAACCATGCTTAATTCGGGTTGCAAATGGCATATATAAGGTTGAAGGTATTGATGGCCGAAAGTTTGTACCCTACATGACCAAGCAGTTTATTACAATACCCCAGCAATCGGTACAAAAGTATATGGAAACCTTTGTGCTGAATGCTGTTAGAAGCAACCAGGTGGAAGCCGTGGGATTTGAAATCAACGAACAAAAAAACAGGCCTAAACCCATACTCACGCTCGATGAGCGCCTATCAGGCGGAGCCTGTCTCACCCTTAGCTTTCAGTATAGGAATAAGGTTATTTCGGCAAATACGCCTGCTGTTAATGAGGTAAAGCTATCGTTCCGTAATAACTCATACACGTTTACCCGGCTTACCCGCAACCCCGAGAAGGAAGAAAAAATTAAACAACAGCTTATTAAAACCTGGCGCCTAACAAAGGTGGGAGAAAACGAGTACTTTCCAGGTAAACCCGAAAATGGCGAGTTTGACCATTACCAGGTGATAGAATGGCTGAATACCAACTATAAGCTGTTACAGGACGAAGGTTTTGAGATTCATCAAAAGTTTAGGCAAACAAATTATTACTTAAGTGGCTTTGACCTTAATTTGAGGCTTACCGAAAGTATCGATTGGTTCGACCTTTACGGCATGGTTCGTATTGGCGAATTTGAAATCCCCTTTGTTTACTTTCGCAAGCATATAGTTAAGAACATTCGCGAGTTCACCCTCCCCAACGGTCAGGTTTTCATTTTACCCGATGAGTGGTTTGCCAAGTACAGAACCATTCTTATGCTTGGCAAGGAGGAAGGCGAAAGCATTAAGCTGTCTAAAGCATCGGCAGCAATTATTGCAGGCAGTAGCCTAGAAACCCAGAGTATTTCAAGTTTCGCAGAAAAACTAAAAAATATTAACGCCAAAGGGGTAACCCTACCCCATGGCCTTCAGGCAAAACTACGCGAATACCAAACTCTTGGTTTTGCCTGGCTAAAAACATTGGTTGAAAACGGCTTGAATGGCTGTCTTGCCGACGACATGGGCCTTGGAAAAACATTACAAACCATAACACTTTTACTATCGGAACTTGAGGCCAACGATTTTAAAACCGGACAGGAACACTGTTCGCTGGTTGTTGCTCCCACGTCAATAATTTACAACTGGCAAAAAGAGTTCGAAAAGTTTGCGCCACAGGTTAAAGTTGGCATTCACCATGGAACCCAACGCGACAAGAGCCACAAAATATTTCAGCAAAACCATGTTGTGATAACTTCTTACGGCACCATACGGAACGACATTGACCTTTTCAAGGACTTTGCATTCCGCTACGTGGTGTTGGACGAGAGCCAAACCATTAAAAACCCTGCATCTAAAATATACAGATGCGTTCTGTTGCTTAAGACAAAGAAGAGCTTGTGCCTTAGCGGAACACCTATTGAGAATAACCTATTTGACCTATGGTCGCAAATGAACTTCCTAAACCGTGGGATGCTCGGCGGCCTTAAGGTATTCCGTGAGGAATTTGCCATTCCCATTGAGCGCAAGAATGACGCCGAAAAGCAGAAACAGCTAAAAAAGCTCATTGAACCCCTGGTAATGCGCCGCACCAAGGAGCAAGTTGCCAAGGAGTTACCACCCCTTACCGAGCAAATCATCTACTGTGAGATGACCGACGAGCAGGGCAAAGCCTATGAGGCGGAGAAATCAAAAGCCCGCAGGTTGATACTTGACTCCCTGGAACAGAGTAAACCTGAATCGTCAACCATCAATGTTCTTTCAGCGCTCACCCGTTTGCGTCAGCTGGCCAACCACCCGGCCATGCTCGATGAATACTCAAACCTGTCGTCGGGTAAATTTGAGGAGGTTACGCAAATGATTGAAAGCGTAATTGCTGAAAACCATAAGATACTCATATTCTCATCGTTTGTTAAACATCTGGCACAGGTTGAAACCTACTTACAAAACAACGGTATAGGTTACGAAATGCTAACCGGTTCAACAACCGATAGAAGCGATGTAGTGGAAGGGTTCCAGAACAATCCTGAAAAGAAAATCTTTTTGATTTCGCTTAAAGCCGGCGGTGTTGGACTAAACCTAACCGCAGCAGATTACATTTTTATTCTTGACCCATGGTGGAATCCTGCCGCCGAGATGCAGGCAGCATCGCGCGCGCATCGAATAGGGCAAACCAAGAGTGTGTTTGTTTACCGTTTTATTACACGAAACACGGTGGAGGAGAAAATTGTAAAGCTGCAAGCCCACAAGGAAAACCTTGCCCACGAATTTGTCAACTCCAATAATCCGATGATACTCCTTAACAAGGAGCAGCTTATTAGCCTTGTTGAGTAG
- the plsY gene encoding glycerol-3-phosphate 1-O-acyltransferase PlsY, translated as MLKIAVILAAYLLGSIPTSVWVGKIFYGIDVREHGSGNAGATNTIRVLGLIPGISVFIVDVLKGYLAVRLLYLTDFYIPKTGMFINFQLFLGIAALLGHIFPIFAQFRGGKGVAVLSGVVFALHPYATLIVFGIWIVSVLITRYVSLSSMIAGFSFPLVLIFVYRTTNPSLITFAFILAILMLFTHQKNIERLVKGEESKFSLKKKGKTNQVNPKQ; from the coding sequence ATGCTCAAAATTGCCGTAATACTTGCGGCATATCTTTTAGGCTCTATACCTACATCGGTTTGGGTAGGAAAAATTTTTTACGGAATCGATGTTAGGGAGCATGGCAGTGGTAATGCCGGTGCAACAAACACCATCAGGGTGCTTGGTCTTATTCCTGGAATATCGGTCTTTATAGTCGATGTGCTTAAAGGTTACCTTGCAGTTCGTCTGCTATACCTAACCGATTTCTATATCCCTAAAACAGGAATGTTTATAAACTTTCAGTTGTTTTTGGGAATTGCAGCTTTGCTTGGCCATATATTCCCCATTTTTGCTCAGTTCCGTGGGGGAAAGGGTGTGGCAGTGCTATCGGGTGTTGTTTTTGCCCTTCACCCCTACGCCACTTTGATAGTATTTGGAATTTGGATAGTATCGGTGCTAATCACCCGATACGTTTCGTTGAGCTCCATGATTGCAGGATTTTCGTTCCCACTGGTTCTGATTTTTGTTTACCGCACCACTAACCCATCGCTTATTACTTTTGCCTTTATACTGGCAATCCTAATGCTATTCACCCATCAAAAGAATATCGAGCGTCTGGTAAAAGGCGAAGAATCAAAGTTTTCATTAAAGAAAAAGGGTAAAACCAATCAGGTTAACCCCAAACAATAA
- a CDS encoding cation diffusion facilitator family transporter — protein sequence MNYRFNSGNTRLVNFEGWLSILINTLLFVLKYWAGVVTGSLALIADAWHTLSDSISSIVLLLGIKYSQKPADKDHPFGHGRSELVVSLLIGALLAFVAFYFAMEGVAKIRDRVSTSYGTLAIVATVVSIVAKEGLAQAAFIIGKRTGSISVTADGWHHRSDALSSVIVLVGIFVGKYFWWIDGVLSIIVALLILYSGIKVITDSAVVILGEVPSDDLVQKVMEIVSRQGYDRMEPHHFHIHNYVMHQELTFHVRLPNQMTIEQAHRIISLIEDAIHLELGIDATIHIEPQTTDKHCKHID from the coding sequence ATGAATTATCGGTTTAATTCCGGAAATACCCGCCTGGTTAATTTTGAGGGTTGGCTCTCTATATTAATCAACACTTTGCTTTTTGTACTAAAGTACTGGGCTGGAGTGGTTACAGGATCGTTAGCGCTTATTGCCGATGCCTGGCATACCCTTTCCGATTCAATCAGTTCAATTGTTTTGCTGCTTGGCATAAAATATTCGCAAAAGCCTGCCGATAAGGATCATCCTTTTGGGCATGGACGTTCGGAGCTAGTGGTTTCTTTGCTTATTGGTGCACTGCTTGCCTTTGTGGCCTTTTACTTTGCCATGGAAGGTGTTGCAAAAATCAGGGATAGGGTGAGTACTAGCTATGGAACTCTGGCAATTGTAGCAACTGTGGTATCAATAGTTGCAAAGGAAGGACTTGCCCAGGCAGCTTTCATAATAGGTAAACGCACAGGCTCAATTTCAGTTACAGCCGATGGTTGGCATCACCGCAGCGATGCCCTTTCATCGGTCATTGTGCTTGTGGGTATTTTTGTAGGCAAGTACTTTTGGTGGATCGACGGAGTTTTGAGTATCATTGTTGCTCTGCTCATTCTTTACTCAGGCATTAAGGTGATTACCGATAGCGCAGTGGTAATTCTTGGCGAGGTACCATCCGATGATCTTGTTCAAAAAGTAATGGAGATTGTCTCGAGGCAGGGCTACGATAGAATGGAGCCCCATCACTTCCATATCCATAACTATGTAATGCATCAAGAGCTTACCTTTCATGTTAGGCTGCCCAATCAAATGACCATAGAACAGGCTCATAGAATTATTTCATTAATTGAAGATGCCATACACTTGGAGCTTGGCATTGATGCCACTATACATATAGAACCTCAAACTACCGATAAGCATTGCAAGCATATCGATTAA
- a CDS encoding amino acid ABC transporter substrate-binding protein, protein MIKRILALLTLVSFSYILFSQEVEVKISKDKVRVDGKTYFVHIVQQGETLYSISKAYGVSQSDIAINNPDIYAGLKVGQALKIPAKVKKTQTDEDYIYHIVKRKETLFGISRMYNVSMDDILQLNPEAREGLKISQTLRIPKKQISDIEQQPAVDSVEFILHEVQPREGLFAISRKYGVSPKEIEYYNYDLIKDGLKLGTTLRIPKPKLVPVPEAVEAKVNTDGLEKASPCSNSYTYDGHPYNVALLLPFTQTSSQTQVEVDDVDPKDVQDPTGQLTQITQVSLEFYEGFLLALDTLKKLGISVNLNVRDTKRSPQEVAKILNSTDIAQSELVVGPYMFDEVKPVAQFAANNNINFVSPIYSNKEGLADKQNIISVSQTLQNQLEIFVKNLKVDSSKNYLVIYDSTVWYSPSLKHFDSLLTQNFTSNGITFSRYYHKTAAYKSVDVQERLLKMLKRDTVNVVIVPSDDEPFVAEILGSLYAVKSYYNLNTEVYGPSRWRKFKNLPPDYLFALNTHVFSPFFVDYSQSDVKTFVEKYRVEFRSEPTQFSFLGYDVAFYFINALKEFGPGFTPCLSDYRLRTLQTNFKLNTSKEGFTLNSNQFIVRYAPDFTITCSCY, encoded by the coding sequence ATGATTAAAAGAATACTTGCACTCCTAACTCTGGTATCATTTTCCTACATTTTGTTTTCGCAGGAAGTAGAGGTAAAAATATCAAAGGATAAGGTACGTGTCGATGGGAAAACGTACTTTGTTCATATAGTCCAGCAGGGTGAAACGCTATACTCTATCAGTAAGGCTTATGGCGTAAGCCAGTCAGACATTGCGATAAACAACCCCGATATATACGCAGGGTTAAAGGTGGGACAAGCTCTAAAAATACCGGCTAAAGTGAAGAAAACCCAAACCGACGAGGATTATATCTACCACATTGTTAAACGCAAGGAAACCCTTTTTGGCATTTCAAGAATGTACAATGTGAGTATGGATGATATACTACAGTTGAACCCTGAAGCAAGGGAAGGGTTAAAGATAAGTCAAACCCTTCGCATTCCCAAAAAGCAGATAAGCGATATTGAGCAGCAACCCGCTGTTGATTCGGTAGAATTTATTTTGCACGAGGTGCAACCCCGCGAAGGCTTATTCGCAATTTCCAGGAAATACGGTGTTTCACCCAAAGAGATTGAGTATTACAACTACGACTTAATCAAGGATGGCTTAAAGCTTGGGACGACCCTTCGGATACCCAAACCCAAATTGGTACCTGTTCCTGAGGCTGTTGAGGCCAAAGTTAATACCGATGGGCTGGAGAAAGCATCGCCCTGCAGTAATAGCTACACCTACGATGGTCATCCGTATAATGTCGCATTGCTATTGCCCTTTACTCAAACCAGCAGCCAAACCCAGGTTGAGGTTGATGATGTTGACCCAAAAGATGTTCAGGACCCCACAGGGCAGTTAACTCAAATAACACAGGTTTCGCTTGAATTCTACGAGGGGTTCCTGTTAGCCCTTGATACCTTAAAAAAGTTGGGCATTTCGGTAAACCTAAACGTGCGCGACACAAAGCGCTCGCCACAGGAGGTTGCTAAAATTCTGAATAGCACTGATATTGCACAATCTGAATTAGTGGTTGGGCCTTATATGTTCGATGAGGTTAAGCCTGTTGCTCAATTTGCCGCTAATAATAATATCAACTTTGTATCGCCCATTTACAGCAATAAAGAGGGGTTGGCTGATAAGCAGAATATTATTTCGGTTAGCCAAACCCTTCAAAACCAGTTAGAAATATTTGTGAAGAACTTGAAGGTTGATTCCAGTAAGAACTACCTGGTGATTTATGACTCAACCGTCTGGTACTCGCCCAGTTTGAAGCATTTCGATTCGCTTCTAACCCAAAACTTTACAAGCAATGGTATAACTTTCTCCCGGTACTACCATAAAACTGCTGCTTACAAATCGGTTGATGTTCAGGAAAGGTTGCTGAAGATGCTAAAACGCGATACCGTAAACGTTGTGATTGTGCCTTCCGACGATGAACCGTTTGTAGCCGAAATACTTGGCAGTTTATATGCTGTAAAATCGTACTATAACCTCAACACTGAGGTATATGGCCCTTCGCGTTGGCGTAAGTTTAAAAACCTTCCGCCCGATTACCTTTTTGCATTGAATACTCATGTATTCTCGCCATTCTTTGTCGACTACTCTCAAAGTGATGTGAAAACTTTTGTTGAGAAATACAGGGTGGAATTCCGGTCGGAGCCAACACAGTTCTCTTTTTTAGGTTACGATGTGGCCTTTTACTTTATTAATGCACTCAAAGAGTTTGGTCCTGGTTTCACTCCCTGTCTCTCAGATTACAGGTTAAGAACGCTTCAAACTAACTTCAAGCTCAATACGAGTAAAGAGGGGTTTACGCTTAATTCAAATCAGTTCATAGTAAGGTATGCCCCCGATTTTACAATCACATGCAGCTGCTATTAA
- a CDS encoding phosphoribosylaminoimidazolesuccinocarboxamide synthase, with translation MKAITRTDFKFPGQVSVYHGKVRDVYNINNQFLVMVVTDRISAFDVILPKGIPFKGQVLNQIANKFLDATADIVPNWKIASPDPMVTVGHYCEPFKVEMVVRGYLTGHAWREYKSGKRSLCGVPLPESMKEHQKFPKPIITPTTKAEEGHDEDISREEIIAKGLVSEADYNLLEKYTLALFERGTQIAEKMGLILVDTKYEFGKKDGKIYLIDEIHTPDSSRYFYLDGYNERFEKGEEQRQLSKEFVREWLMANGFQGKEGQTVPEMTPEFIEQVSNRYIELYEKITGDRFQKAHSDEDILNRIEKNVKAFLQSM, from the coding sequence ATGAAAGCAATCACCCGCACCGATTTCAAGTTCCCCGGACAGGTTTCAGTGTACCATGGGAAAGTACGCGATGTGTACAACATCAACAACCAGTTTCTTGTGATGGTGGTAACTGACAGGATCTCGGCCTTTGATGTAATCCTTCCCAAAGGGATACCATTCAAGGGTCAAGTCCTCAACCAGATTGCCAACAAGTTTCTTGACGCAACTGCCGATATTGTTCCTAACTGGAAAATAGCCTCGCCCGATCCAATGGTAACAGTTGGACACTATTGCGAACCCTTCAAGGTTGAAATGGTGGTGCGCGGCTACCTGACAGGTCATGCTTGGCGTGAGTACAAATCAGGCAAGCGCTCACTTTGCGGCGTTCCCCTTCCCGAAAGCATGAAGGAGCATCAAAAATTCCCGAAACCAATTATCACTCCCACCACCAAAGCCGAAGAGGGGCACGATGAGGACATTTCACGTGAAGAGATAATTGCTAAAGGCTTAGTAAGCGAAGCCGATTACAACCTTCTAGAAAAATATACACTAGCATTGTTCGAGCGGGGAACCCAGATTGCTGAGAAAATGGGTCTTATTTTGGTTGACACCAAGTATGAGTTTGGCAAAAAGGATGGGAAAATATACCTGATTGATGAAATCCATACTCCTGACTCATCGCGGTACTTTTACCTTGATGGTTACAATGAACGGTTTGAGAAGGGCGAGGAGCAACGTCAACTCTCAAAGGAATTTGTCCGTGAATGGCTCATGGCCAATGGTTTCCAAGGTAAGGAGGGGCAAACCGTACCCGAAATGACCCCTGAATTTATTGAGCAGGTATCAAACCGCTACATTGAGCTGTACGAGAAAATTACAGGCGACAGGTTCCAAAAGGCTCACAGCGACGAGGATATTCTGAATAGGATTGAGAAAAACGTTAAGGCTTTCTTACAAAGCATGTAG
- the thrS gene encoding threonine--tRNA ligase: MIKITFPDGNVREYPKGVTGLEIAKSISERLAADVLSVSVNGEVWDLTRGIETDATVKLHKWDDPEGKHAFWHSSAHLMAQAVEALYPGVKLGIGPSIENGFYYDIDFNGHTISEEDLPKIEQKMMEFAQQKQPIVRSEISKAEALKTYQEKGDPYKVELISDLQDGTISFYTQGEFTDLCRGPHLPNTGYIKAIKLLSIAGAYWRGDEKNKMLTRIYGITFPQKKQLDEYLTLLEEAKKRDHRKIGKDLELFMFSPSVGPGLPLWLPKGAQLRERLEMFLKRVQKKYGYEQVITPHIGQKELYETSGHWAKYGKDSFRPITTPQEGEEFLLKPMNCPHHCEIYKSKPRSYKDLPLRLAEFGTVYRYEQSGELHGLTRVRGFTQDDAHIFCRPDQLKEEFVKVIDIVLYIFKTLDFKDYTAQISLRDPNNKEKYIGSDENWEKAEKAIVEAAAERGLKTVTELGEAAFYGPKLDFMVRDAIGRKWQLGTIQVDYNLPERFQLEYIGADDKRYRPIMIHRAPFGSMERFVAVLIEHTGGKFPLWLTPDQVVVLPISEKFNDYAKSVSKFLNNYDIRSLVDDRNEKIGKKIRDNELRRIPYLLIVGEKEQEANLVAVRVQGEGDKGQMKLEEFVNHIKAEIDNQLKEI, from the coding sequence ATGATTAAAATAACTTTTCCTGATGGGAACGTGCGGGAATACCCCAAAGGTGTTACCGGACTTGAAATAGCCAAAAGCATTTCGGAACGTTTAGCAGCCGATGTTTTATCGGTATCGGTTAATGGTGAAGTGTGGGACCTTACCCGTGGCATTGAAACTGATGCCACCGTTAAGCTACACAAGTGGGACGACCCAGAGGGAAAACATGCCTTTTGGCACTCATCGGCACACCTTATGGCCCAGGCCGTTGAAGCGCTTTACCCCGGCGTTAAGCTGGGAATAGGCCCAAGCATTGAGAATGGGTTTTACTATGATATCGATTTTAACGGACACACCATATCGGAAGAGGATTTACCTAAGATTGAGCAAAAAATGATGGAGTTTGCCCAGCAAAAGCAACCCATCGTTCGCAGTGAGATTTCAAAAGCCGAAGCGCTTAAGACCTACCAGGAAAAGGGCGATCCTTACAAGGTGGAACTTATATCGGATCTACAGGATGGAACCATATCGTTCTACACCCAGGGCGAATTTACTGATCTTTGCCGTGGACCACACCTTCCGAATACGGGCTACATTAAAGCCATAAAGTTGCTCAGCATTGCAGGCGCATACTGGCGTGGCGATGAAAAAAATAAAATGCTTACCCGCATTTACGGTATCACCTTCCCCCAAAAGAAACAGCTCGACGAATACCTGACCCTGCTTGAGGAAGCAAAAAAACGCGACCACCGTAAAATTGGCAAGGATTTAGAACTATTTATGTTCTCGCCCAGTGTTGGCCCTGGTTTACCATTATGGTTACCCAAGGGTGCTCAACTTCGCGAGCGCTTAGAGATGTTCCTTAAACGCGTTCAAAAGAAATACGGGTATGAGCAGGTAATTACCCCGCACATTGGCCAAAAAGAGCTTTACGAAACATCGGGCCACTGGGCAAAATATGGGAAGGATAGTTTCCGTCCCATAACTACTCCACAGGAAGGCGAGGAATTCCTTCTTAAACCCATGAACTGCCCCCATCACTGTGAAATTTACAAATCCAAACCGCGTTCATACAAAGATCTTCCGCTCAGGCTAGCTGAGTTCGGAACTGTTTACCGTTACGAACAAAGCGGTGAATTGCACGGCTTAACCCGTGTTCGTGGATTTACCCAGGACGATGCACATATCTTCTGTAGGCCCGACCAGCTCAAGGAAGAGTTTGTAAAGGTTATCGATATTGTTCTATATATCTTTAAAACTCTCGATTTTAAAGATTACACCGCACAGATATCGCTACGCGACCCGAATAATAAAGAAAAATACATAGGCTCTGACGAGAATTGGGAAAAGGCTGAAAAGGCTATAGTTGAGGCGGCAGCAGAACGAGGCCTAAAAACCGTAACCGAACTTGGTGAGGCTGCATTCTATGGCCCAAAACTCGACTTCATGGTTCGCGATGCTATTGGCCGCAAGTGGCAGTTGGGCACCATCCAGGTTGACTACAACCTGCCCGAGCGCTTCCAGCTGGAGTACATTGGCGCTGATGATAAGCGTTACCGCCCCATTATGATACACCGCGCTCCCTTTGGGTCGATGGAACGCTTTGTTGCCGTACTTATTGAGCATACAGGCGGTAAATTCCCGCTATGGCTAACACCCGACCAGGTTGTAGTGCTACCCATTAGCGAAAAATTTAACGATTATGCAAAAAGTGTTTCAAAATTCCTAAATAATTACGATATTCGCAGCCTGGTTGACGACCGCAACGAGAAGATAGGTAAAAAGATAAGGGACAACGAGTTACGCCGAATCCCTTACCTTTTAATTGTTGGCGAAAAGGAACAGGAAGCCAACCTTGTTGCTGTTCGTGTTCAAGGCGAAGGCGATAAAGGCCAAATGAAACTTGAAGAGTTTGTAAACCATATAAAGGCTGAAATTGATAATCAGCTTAAGGAAATTTAG
- the pckA gene encoding phosphoenolpyruvate carboxykinase (ATP), giving the protein MEMIDLSQYGIDSVRELYYNPSYDLLYEHETDPNLEGYERGIVTKLGAVNVDTGIFTGRSPKDKYVVREPNTENDVWWAEPGKKGSDNKPISQEVWEKLKDVSVKQLNGKKLYVVDAYAGANEDTRLSVRFIMEVAWQAHFVKNMFIRPSDEELKNFNPDFVVLVASKTTNPYWKEQNLNSEVYVAFHLTERMALIGGTWYGGEMKKGIFSVMNFYLPLKGIASMHCSANVGKSGDVAIFFGLSGTGKTTLSADPNRALIGDDEHGWDDSGVFNFEGGCYAKCIDLDPQKEPDIFAAIRRDALLENLDVDAEGNIDFHSKRKTENTRVSYPIYHIKNIVKPISRAGHAKNVIFLTADAFGVLPPVSKLTPNQTQYHFLSGFTAKLAGTERGVLEPQPTFSSCFGQAFLMLHPTVYARELVKKMQQHNSKAYLVNTGWIGGAYGVGRRIDLPSTRAIINAILDGSLDNAEFDVLPIFNLQIPKALPGVDSKLLNPRNHWSNPEDWDAAARSLAQKFIENFKTFTDNEWGQRLVAAGPML; this is encoded by the coding sequence GTGGAAATGATTGACTTATCGCAGTACGGTATTGATTCCGTTAGGGAGTTGTACTATAATCCATCGTACGATTTACTTTATGAGCACGAAACCGACCCAAATCTTGAGGGTTATGAGCGAGGTATTGTAACCAAACTTGGAGCAGTAAATGTTGACACTGGCATATTTACAGGCCGTTCACCCAAAGATAAGTATGTGGTTCGAGAGCCAAATACCGAAAATGACGTTTGGTGGGCCGAGCCTGGCAAAAAGGGTTCCGATAATAAACCCATATCGCAAGAGGTATGGGAAAAGCTCAAGGATGTAAGCGTTAAGCAGCTTAATGGCAAAAAGCTATACGTGGTTGATGCTTACGCTGGGGCTAATGAGGATACCCGACTGAGCGTTCGCTTTATCATGGAGGTTGCCTGGCAGGCACATTTTGTTAAAAATATGTTTATTCGGCCTTCCGATGAGGAACTCAAAAACTTTAACCCCGACTTTGTTGTGCTTGTTGCATCCAAAACCACCAATCCATACTGGAAGGAGCAAAACCTAAACAGCGAGGTATATGTGGCTTTTCATCTTACTGAGCGAATGGCCCTGATTGGCGGCACATGGTATGGTGGAGAGATGAAAAAGGGTATCTTTTCCGTAATGAACTTTTACCTACCCCTTAAGGGTATTGCATCGATGCATTGCAGCGCCAATGTTGGCAAGTCTGGCGATGTGGCAATTTTCTTTGGGCTGTCAGGCACAGGTAAAACTACCCTTTCGGCTGACCCTAATCGAGCCCTTATAGGCGACGATGAGCATGGCTGGGACGATTCGGGTGTATTTAACTTTGAGGGAGGTTGCTACGCCAAGTGCATTGACCTTGACCCACAAAAAGAACCCGATATCTTTGCAGCCATCCGGCGCGATGCTCTTCTTGAGAACCTCGATGTGGATGCCGAAGGCAATATCGATTTCCATTCAAAACGTAAAACAGAGAATACGCGAGTATCATACCCAATTTACCATATTAAGAATATTGTTAAACCAATTTCGCGTGCTGGACATGCAAAGAATGTAATATTCCTAACCGCCGATGCGTTTGGTGTTTTACCCCCGGTTTCAAAGCTAACTCCTAACCAAACCCAGTACCACTTTTTAAGTGGCTTTACTGCAAAACTGGCAGGAACTGAGAGGGGAGTGCTTGAGCCACAGCCAACCTTTAGTAGCTGTTTTGGGCAGGCCTTTTTGATGTTACACCCTACGGTTTATGCTCGGGAGCTTGTTAAAAAAATGCAGCAACACAACTCTAAGGCTTACCTTGTAAACACCGGCTGGATTGGTGGGGCTTATGGTGTTGGGCGTAGAATTGATTTGCCCTCAACCCGTGCCATTATCAACGCAATTCTGGATGGTAGCCTCGATAACGCTGAGTTCGATGTTCTTCCAATTTTTAACCTTCAAATACCTAAGGCATTGCCTGGTGTCGATTCCAAGCTTTTAAACCCACGTAACCACTGGTCGAATCCTGAGGATTGGGATGCAGCAGCCCGGAGTCTTGCCCAAAAATTTATCGAAAACTTTAAGACCTTTACTGATAACGAGTGGGGTCAACGATTGGTTGCTGCTGGGCCTATGCTGTAA